The Methanococcoides methylutens genome segment CTACAGAAGCCAGGACAATATCCGCGTTTGCTGCGCGGGCTGTGACGATTCTGCCTTTTTCATCCTGTACGCCGATAACGACCTCTGCAAGTGCATCTGCACCGCCGGTCACAGCTTCTATTCTGAAGTCATGTATGCTTACGCTGGTTGCATGTTTTCCGATGAGGGTCTCAACGGCTTTCAGGGCTGCATCCACAGGTCCGACACCTACATCGGATGTGATACGCTCGGTTCCGTTGACCAGAGCCTTTACAACAGCTGTTGATGTGGTGACATTTCCTGTCATCACGCTCACCTCTTTGAGATCGATGGTTGGCATTCCTTCAGGTTTACCAAGGATATCGAATGCTATTACATAGAGGTCGGCATCGGTTATGCGTTTGCCTTTGTCTGCAAGCAGTTTTACCTTGTCGATGATGGCATCGAGCTGTTCATCGGAAGGATGGATGTTCGCAGATTGAAGTGATCTGAGAACTGCATGTCTGCCTGCGTGTTTTCCGAGTACTATCCTGCGTGTATGGCCCACCATTTCCGGTGTCATGATGCCGGGTTCGAATGTATCGGAGTTTTCGAGGACGCCGTGTGTGTGTATGCCTGATTCATGGGCAAATGCGTTTTCTCCGACGATCGGCATATGCGGTGGAATGGCTACTCCTGTATATCGTTCTACCATACGCGCAGTTTCAACGATGTATTCGGTGTTGATGTTCGTCTTTGCACCATAGATGGAGCGCAGGCTCATTACTGTCTCCGCAAGATCGGCATTTCCTGCACGCTCTCCAAGTCCGTTGACCGTTACCTGTGCCTGGCTTGCACCGGCTTCTATGGCCATCAGACTGTTTGCTACGGCAAGTCCGAAGTCATTGTGGCAGTGAGTGTCGATAGGGATGTTAATGTCCTTGTCCAGTTCACTTATGAGACGATACATGCCTGATGGAGCAATCACTCCCACGGTATCAGGAACGTTGATGATGTCACACCCTGCATCCTCTACTGCTTTGTAGACCTCGATCAGATAGTCCATATCTGTTCGTGTCGCGTCCATTGCAGAGAACATGCAGCGCATGCCGTGGTCCTTGATGTACTCTACGGCATTGGTCGCCATTTCAATGACTTCTTCACGGCTCTTCTTAATAGTATGTATCCTCTGGATATCAGATGTGGAAACGAAGGTGTGTATCATTCCTACATCTGCCTGGATACAGGCATCAAGGTCTTTTGTGAGTACACGTGCAAGACCACATACCTCTGATGTGAGGCCTGCGGTTGCGATATTGTGCACGGATTCCATATCACCTGCAGAGGCGATCGGGAATCCTGCCTCGATAGTATCCACTCCAAGCTTTGCAAGCTGATGAGCAATCTCAATCTTTTGCTCAGGAGTTAGGGATACACCGGGGGTTTGTTCGCCGTCACGAAGGGTCGTGTCAAAAATGCTTATCTTTCGGTCTTGAATCGGTTTATCGCCGTAAAAAGCGATCCCTCAGTTGTGTAGTTGTATCCATAATGATCGTATAATCTACATGATTAATGGTATAAATAGGAAATGGTGGTTGTATTGGTTTCTTTAGGAGGTCACTATATAGAATGTGTTTATAATGTGTTGTACTTCAGCAATGTCACGGCAGGTCAGGATCATTCTAGGTATGCCAGAGCAAGTTTCATCATGAATTCTTTGTACCGGATCATTTGATATATTCCAATTGTTCACTTTTTCTGATCCCGATTTCCTTATTATTTCAAGCATGGAAATACATTTGAAAGAAGCCTTTGATTCACTGGAAA includes the following:
- a CDS encoding 2-isopropylmalate synthase — protein: MQDRKISIFDTTLRDGEQTPGVSLTPEQKIEIAHQLAKLGVDTIEAGFPIASAGDMESVHNIATAGLTSEVCGLARVLTKDLDACIQADVGMIHTFVSTSDIQRIHTIKKSREEVIEMATNAVEYIKDHGMRCMFSAMDATRTDMDYLIEVYKAVEDAGCDIINVPDTVGVIAPSGMYRLISELDKDINIPIDTHCHNDFGLAVANSLMAIEAGASQAQVTVNGLGERAGNADLAETVMSLRSIYGAKTNINTEYIVETARMVERYTGVAIPPHMPIVGENAFAHESGIHTHGVLENSDTFEPGIMTPEMVGHTRRIVLGKHAGRHAVLRSLQSANIHPSDEQLDAIIDKVKLLADKGKRITDADLYVIAFDILGKPEGMPTIDLKEVSVMTGNVTTSTAVVKALVNGTERITSDVGVGPVDAALKAVETLIGKHATSVSIHDFRIEAVTGGADALAEVVIGVQDEKGRIVTARAANADIVLASVEALVTAINMLLKT